The Sinomicrobium kalidii genome contains a region encoding:
- a CDS encoding RNA polymerase sigma factor: MNELEAVRALQRDDKAAFGYLFRCYYDRLVAYITTYTHNKVQSEDIVQQAFINLWEDRHKLDPHRSPRYYLYTIAHNRYIDSVKKDRKHNRLLDELWEKALRERIAEDEEQLEKRIERMKSVIESLPPKCREIIRLNKMEGIKYRDIAVQLDISVKTVESQMRIAFQKIREAFKDDHLVLLVLARVFRKRKNLTSKKG, translated from the coding sequence ATGAATGAGTTAGAAGCGGTAAGGGCGTTACAAAGAGACGACAAAGCGGCTTTCGGGTATTTGTTCCGGTGCTATTACGACCGGCTGGTAGCCTATATAACCACCTATACACACAATAAGGTACAATCTGAAGACATTGTGCAACAGGCTTTTATTAATTTATGGGAAGACAGGCATAAACTGGACCCGCACCGGTCTCCCCGGTATTACCTTTACACCATAGCCCATAACCGTTATATAGACAGCGTTAAAAAAGACAGGAAACACAACCGTTTGCTGGATGAACTATGGGAAAAGGCGCTACGCGAACGCATTGCAGAAGACGAAGAACAACTGGAAAAGCGGATTGAACGGATGAAAAGTGTTATCGAATCACTTCCGCCAAAGTGCAGGGAAATCATCCGCCTCAATAAAATGGAAGGAATAAAATACAGGGATATTGCCGTACAACTGGACATTTCTGTAAAAACCGTGGAATCCCAGATGCGGATCGCTTTTCAGAAGATCCGGGAAGCCTTTAAAGACGATCACCTGGTACTGCTTGTCCTGGCCAGGGTATTCCGGAAAAGGAAAAACCTCACCTCAAAAAAGGGGTGA
- a CDS encoding GDSL-type esterase/lipase family protein: MKQILIFLFLYGVCFLSFAQDAERFKEDIKAFRQESDTINLADYDALIVGSSSVRMWQDIDRYFPGHKFLNRGFGGSQMSDVRHYAEELIFRHPLEKLFLYEGDNDIAWGKRVGQVKRDFKKVLREVQKRMPGTQVYMISVKPSLQEERMDRKRRYLRLNRWMERYCNRKERFHFVDVWPAMLTKNGEPREELFIDDGIHMTHLGYEIWAMRITPFLR; the protein is encoded by the coding sequence ATGAAACAAATTTTAATATTTCTTTTTTTATACGGTGTTTGCTTTTTGTCTTTCGCACAGGATGCCGAACGTTTTAAAGAAGACATTAAAGCTTTCCGGCAAGAGTCGGATACGATCAACCTGGCCGATTATGACGCGTTGATCGTAGGAAGTTCATCCGTCCGTATGTGGCAGGATATCGACCGGTATTTTCCCGGGCATAAATTTTTAAATCGCGGCTTTGGCGGTTCGCAGATGAGCGATGTACGCCATTATGCGGAAGAGCTGATCTTCCGTCACCCTTTGGAAAAACTGTTCCTTTACGAGGGCGATAATGATATAGCCTGGGGTAAAAGAGTGGGGCAGGTAAAAAGGGATTTTAAAAAAGTGCTGCGGGAAGTTCAAAAACGGATGCCCGGCACACAGGTCTACATGATTTCGGTAAAACCGTCTTTACAGGAGGAAAGGATGGATAGAAAGCGCAGGTACCTTCGCCTGAACCGCTGGATGGAAAGGTATTGCAACAGGAAAGAACGATTCCATTTTGTGGATGTCTGGCCGGCAATGCTCACGAAAAACGGGGAGCCCCGCGAAGAACTTTTTATAGACGATGGCATACATATGACCCACCTGGGATATGAAATATGGGCAATGAGGATCACCCCTTTTTTGAGGTGA
- a CDS encoding RidA family protein, with protein sequence MDKRVAIFCLILFVFINTGCNNNAGSKIQTEKTEDKKAPVVKEKWHWGNPAKQSESAGYAQVVKAGNTIYVSGVPTDDLSPEGIAGVYKTLEECLNAFGASSKNVVKETLYTTDIETMKKYNDARKEFYQGDFPAASWVQVSRLYEPDAKLEVDLVAQITDGDE encoded by the coding sequence ATGGATAAAAGGGTAGCAATATTTTGTCTTATCTTATTTGTATTTATTAATACCGGCTGCAATAACAATGCCGGCTCAAAAATACAAACAGAGAAAACCGAAGATAAAAAGGCCCCCGTTGTTAAAGAAAAATGGCATTGGGGCAATCCCGCTAAACAAAGTGAAAGTGCAGGATATGCACAAGTTGTAAAGGCGGGCAACACAATCTATGTTTCCGGCGTTCCTACAGACGATTTAAGCCCGGAGGGTATAGCCGGAGTATACAAAACATTAGAAGAATGTTTGAATGCTTTTGGAGCATCTTCGAAAAATGTAGTGAAAGAAACACTCTATACTACTGATATTGAAACCATGAAAAAATACAATGATGCAAGAAAAGAATTTTATCAGGGCGACTTCCCGGCAGCCAGTTGGGTACAGGTAAGCAGGTTGTATGAACCCGATGCCAAGTTAGAAGTAGATCTAGTTGCACAAATCACGGATGGAGATGAATAA
- a CDS encoding alpha/beta hydrolase-fold protein has product MKFKYIFLILILTHCLSLSGQEQNSLQQLRASIPLSYAQQDSIYSEILDESRKINIYLPESFHEASEEHQYPVLVLLEDEFFYMTSGVVKHLSSVERMPETIVVSILDMSYIPTVYTNGSTFWPAEKLSDENPGPFTKHLKEELFPYLESNYRANDFRMIIGLSWTSVYALHTFVKEPGLFDAHIAVAAGDILGMGYDAGERFIDLIAGEVKNHPGRKNYLYITSSDGDGGGNSPEIGEHLVELDRILSPLESENFQYVSKLFPNEGHYDVALPALIEALGMIFPKEEWFARYRDMVNKPGNAIDNIDKYYERLSKKYGFRILPRAERWNSVNRLSWIGPYLIRQGRVAEGIEIIERWVELRPNSPLALNELAKAYENSNRIEKAIVTLSKAYELSCQLKLPGSEQYLNHLEKLKTNANKQ; this is encoded by the coding sequence ATGAAATTCAAATACATTTTTCTGATTCTGATATTAACACACTGTCTTAGTTTGTCAGGTCAGGAACAAAATTCATTGCAGCAACTAAGAGCATCAATTCCCTTGAGTTATGCACAACAGGATAGTATTTATTCAGAGATTTTAGACGAAAGCCGAAAAATCAATATATATCTGCCTGAAAGTTTCCATGAAGCCTCGGAAGAGCATCAATATCCGGTGCTTGTGCTACTTGAAGATGAATTCTTTTACATGACCTCTGGTGTGGTAAAACATTTGAGTTCGGTAGAACGAATGCCCGAAACTATTGTCGTCAGTATCTTGGATATGTCTTATATTCCTACTGTCTATACAAATGGAAGCACCTTTTGGCCAGCAGAGAAATTATCGGACGAAAACCCGGGTCCTTTTACCAAACATCTAAAGGAAGAACTTTTCCCGTATCTTGAATCGAATTATCGTGCAAACGATTTTAGAATGATCATAGGATTATCATGGACATCCGTCTACGCCCTTCACACTTTTGTAAAAGAACCGGGATTGTTTGATGCCCATATTGCTGTTGCTGCGGGAGATATTTTAGGTATGGGATATGATGCAGGTGAACGTTTTATTGATTTGATTGCCGGTGAAGTGAAGAATCATCCGGGCAGAAAAAACTACCTGTATATAACGTCATCAGATGGTGATGGCGGAGGAAATTCCCCGGAAATTGGAGAGCACCTTGTCGAACTGGATAGAATTCTTTCACCCCTTGAATCGGAAAATTTTCAATATGTCTCAAAACTATTCCCTAACGAGGGGCACTACGATGTAGCACTTCCGGCGTTGATTGAGGCTCTGGGTATGATTTTCCCAAAAGAGGAATGGTTTGCCAGGTATCGAGACATGGTAAATAAACCCGGAAATGCAATTGATAATATTGATAAATACTATGAACGGTTATCAAAAAAATACGGCTTCCGGATTTTACCAAGAGCAGAACGATGGAATAGTGTAAATAGGCTAAGCTGGATTGGTCCTTACCTAATAAGACAAGGAAGGGTAGCTGAAGGTATAGAAATTATAGAAAGATGGGTCGAACTACGGCCCAACTCGCCCCTTGCACTTAATGAACTTGCAAAAGCATACGAGAACAGTAATCGGATTGAAAAAGCTATTGTGACGTTGTCAAAGGCATATGAGCTTTCTTGTCAGCTGAAATTGCCGGGTTCGGAACAATACCTGAATCACTTGGAAAAACTAAAAACGAATGCGAACAAACAATAA
- a CDS encoding Gfo/Idh/MocA family protein gives MKNTRRDFIRTSAAFTAAVGIGTTIPSAFSMMAEQPKKKIRIGAIGIKGMGWADLNAILKHPDAECTALCDVDKNVLDKRIKELADKGIKVKGYGNYKDLLASNKVDAVVIGTPDHWHCLQMADACAAGKDIYVEKPLGNSIAECEAMVNAAQKYDRIVQVGQWQRSQKHFRDAVDFVHSGKLGKIRLVKAWAYQGWMKSIPVKPDGPVPEGVDYAGWLGPAEKRPFNPNRFHFDFRWFWDYAGGLMTDWGVHMLDYALIGMKATTPKSVMASGGKFAYPDDAAETPDTLTTVFEFDDFNVQWEHANGIDGGPYGRNHGVAFIGNKGTLVLNRDGWEVIPEEGRMEAVPLQKKVDDGLELHAVNFIEAIQKRDKSLLNCPVEAGAHIAVFSQMGNIAYRTGKKIYWDDAKKSFNDTNADKLIAASYHNGYTIPSF, from the coding sequence ATGAAAAATACCAGACGAGACTTTATCCGCACTTCTGCTGCATTCACGGCGGCGGTAGGTATAGGCACCACAATCCCTTCAGCATTTTCAATGATGGCAGAACAGCCGAAGAAAAAAATACGAATCGGTGCTATAGGCATTAAAGGTATGGGATGGGCCGACCTCAATGCCATTCTGAAACATCCGGATGCCGAATGCACCGCACTCTGTGATGTGGATAAGAACGTACTGGACAAGAGAATAAAAGAGTTGGCAGACAAGGGAATAAAGGTCAAAGGGTATGGCAATTATAAAGATTTACTCGCTTCGAATAAGGTAGATGCCGTAGTCATAGGTACGCCCGATCATTGGCATTGCCTGCAAATGGCCGATGCCTGTGCCGCGGGAAAAGATATATATGTGGAAAAACCTCTTGGTAATTCCATAGCCGAATGTGAAGCTATGGTAAATGCCGCTCAAAAATACGACCGTATTGTACAGGTAGGGCAATGGCAGCGCAGTCAGAAACATTTTCGCGATGCCGTGGATTTTGTACATTCCGGTAAACTGGGAAAGATACGGCTTGTAAAAGCCTGGGCCTACCAGGGGTGGATGAAGAGCATTCCCGTAAAACCGGACGGCCCCGTCCCGGAGGGGGTAGATTATGCAGGCTGGCTGGGCCCTGCTGAAAAACGGCCTTTTAACCCCAACCGTTTTCATTTTGATTTTCGCTGGTTCTGGGACTATGCCGGAGGATTGATGACCGACTGGGGCGTGCATATGCTGGATTACGCCTTGATAGGTATGAAAGCCACCACACCAAAATCGGTTATGGCCTCCGGGGGAAAATTTGCTTATCCCGACGATGCTGCCGAAACCCCGGACACGCTGACCACCGTTTTTGAGTTTGACGATTTTAATGTACAGTGGGAGCATGCCAACGGTATAGACGGAGGCCCTTACGGCAGGAATCACGGGGTGGCTTTTATAGGAAATAAAGGCACATTGGTCCTGAACAGGGACGGATGGGAAGTGATCCCCGAAGAAGGTCGTATGGAAGCCGTACCGCTTCAGAAGAAAGTGGACGACGGACTGGAACTGCATGCCGTTAATTTTATCGAAGCCATTCAAAAAAGAGATAAATCCCTGCTGAACTGCCCGGTAGAAGCGGGGGCGCATATCGCTGTTTTCTCCCAGATGGGGAATATTGCCTATCGTACCGGAAAAAAAATATACTGGGATGATGCAAAAAAGAGTTTTAATGATACCAATGCCGACAAATTGATAGCGGCCTCCTATCATAACGGATACACAATTCCTTCTTTTTAA
- a CDS encoding Type 1 glutamine amidotransferase-like domain-containing protein has product MKLLLTSAGISNTSIRNALVDLLNKPITEANALFIPTAIHAIAGGTDIARKVICGTLGDPFCELGWKSLGVLELTALPSIKKELWIPTLRKTDALLVGGGDCQYLCYWMQQSGLAELLPSLLLNTVYVGLSAGSMIMTRFGTTYGNHTLPGESDKSLGIVDFALHPHLDHEWFPENSLANLEKLATTIPVPSYAIDDNTAIKVTDGNIEVISEGQWKLFTPDKTTNG; this is encoded by the coding sequence ATGAAACTTCTTCTCACTTCGGCAGGCATAAGCAATACGAGCATACGCAATGCGCTCGTTGACCTCTTAAATAAACCGATTACTGAGGCAAATGCTCTTTTTATACCCACCGCAATACACGCAATAGCCGGAGGTACTGACATAGCAAGAAAGGTGATTTGCGGAACACTGGGGGACCCTTTCTGCGAGTTGGGCTGGAAATCGTTGGGAGTGCTGGAACTGACTGCGCTGCCCAGCATTAAAAAAGAACTCTGGATCCCGACACTCCGGAAAACCGATGCTTTACTGGTTGGAGGCGGTGACTGCCAATATCTGTGCTACTGGATGCAGCAGTCCGGATTGGCAGAACTCTTGCCATCGCTGCTCCTCAATACGGTCTACGTGGGGCTGAGTGCCGGGAGCATGATTATGACCCGCTTTGGAACGACCTATGGCAACCATACACTGCCAGGGGAAAGTGATAAATCTCTGGGAATTGTTGATTTTGCCCTGCACCCTCATCTGGACCACGAATGGTTTCCGGAAAATTCTTTGGCAAATTTAGAAAAGCTGGCTACTACGATACCCGTGCCGTCTTATGCGATTGACGATAATACCGCTATCAAAGTGACTGACGGAAACATCGAAGTTATCTCCGAGGGACAGTGGAAGCTATTTACTCCGGATAAAACAACGAACGGTTAA
- a CDS encoding TlpA disulfide reductase family protein: MISEKLVILSLIAFNIITAQKPDFSLSGKTSDITDGTYLYLRDLVNGGNIDSALVRKNTFRFNTDLPEPTLFVMLFTKDRSKFKELWLEESTMTFDATECDFKNAKVTGSKNQTIATKLNETVYANVGSIPDDTLKQKEKDFINDHSDALLSAYILYGNHRWTQNEIGEFYSKLSGEVQTSSLGKKIAKDLEKDIPTIGEKYTDFNLTDPNGKPENLSDSTGKLTLLQFWSSSCDFSREMNSILTGIYRNYHSKGLEIISVSGDTNKEDWLNAIKEDKANWSQLSNLQGWNGEVFSAYGIRFTPSNFLIDEEGIIVARNLRGKELERKIKEYLK; the protein is encoded by the coding sequence ATGATCTCAGAAAAATTAGTTATTCTCTCTTTAATCGCATTTAATATAATTACGGCTCAAAAGCCCGATTTTTCACTAAGTGGAAAAACTTCGGATATTACAGATGGGACTTACCTATATTTAAGAGATCTGGTAAACGGAGGGAATATTGATTCTGCCCTTGTTCGGAAGAACACATTCAGATTCAATACAGACCTTCCGGAACCTACCTTGTTTGTGATGTTGTTTACAAAAGACCGATCAAAATTTAAAGAATTATGGCTTGAAGAAAGTACAATGACATTTGATGCTACTGAATGTGATTTTAAAAACGCAAAAGTTACAGGTTCAAAAAATCAAACCATAGCAACAAAATTGAATGAGACAGTTTATGCTAATGTCGGGAGCATTCCGGATGATACTTTAAAACAAAAAGAAAAAGATTTCATCAACGATCATTCTGATGCTTTACTAAGTGCATATATTCTATATGGTAATCACCGATGGACTCAAAATGAAATTGGTGAATTTTATTCAAAACTATCCGGAGAAGTCCAAACCTCTTCACTTGGAAAGAAGATTGCAAAAGATTTAGAAAAAGATATTCCGACAATTGGTGAAAAATATACAGACTTCAATCTGACTGACCCTAATGGTAAACCCGAAAATTTATCTGACTCAACAGGAAAACTTACTTTATTACAATTCTGGTCTTCTTCTTGTGATTTCAGTAGAGAAATGAATAGCATACTAACCGGTATTTATCGTAATTATCACTCTAAAGGTTTAGAAATTATAAGTGTTTCCGGAGATACAAATAAGGAAGACTGGCTTAACGCCATAAAAGAGGATAAAGCAAATTGGTCGCAATTAAGCAATTTGCAAGGTTGGAATGGAGAAGTTTTCAGTGCGTATGGCATCCGTTTCACTCCTTCTAATTTTCTAATCGATGAAGAAGGAATAATTGTAGCAAGAAACCTTAGAGGAAAGGAATTAGAAAGAAAAATTAAAGAATACCTGAAATAA